A window from Seriola aureovittata isolate HTS-2021-v1 ecotype China chromosome 14, ASM2101889v1, whole genome shotgun sequence encodes these proteins:
- the znf318 gene encoding zinc finger protein 318 isoform X1, with amino-acid sequence MYRGRPPPRGGYPPPFEGRGPRPPRPYPAPDYRDDRSRPRPPYHHGYHDHAPPDSYRRSPPRRRYPSPGSGNHRGGEYWAGGPPRERSPSPRGAIPLDHNLVITVGNDMTGTSGPAPSRHHDREYPARPEYERSRSRGRSRDRSLDRSRAKSRGRSKSRPRSQSRSPDRSRAKSRGRSKSRSPDRSRAKSRGRSKSRSPDRSRAKSRGRSKSRSPDRSRAKSRGRSKSRARSKSRPRSRSRSKSRSRSRSRGRSRGRSFSKVASHARSKSRQRSRSASSSSSSSSGNDSDEKSRKEFKELKMARRRKELEEMLSLPTKSILKKRNDSEDSPSLRSIDSPRALEGSNFSHVADQLLLAVKGMEPHAVASMLSELRSDPQMANRAGLDAEIKEILNLLGEAGSGHKAQTTKAMDDIDDEEKFLYGDSEEPKPPPASEPVRHHGLDLYGDVTEEVLYGDYPPPKAVIGQTYGLPPGASPHLPASSSMGEVDTRYVSRPTISPDQKITVQVPNPAFPPGTEPLEESERQALEEYEKIQDLLKTIGLDLGVAEITKMAARTKERLHGNKPPPKTPTRCRRYSSGSSDGSRGRRRRSHSGSSSSSSSGSRSRGGTRRSSWSSDDSCNKSAPPKSHKDRDVKETKVERSDATPPLHKEPPPHLPPQTPNPNNLPPHPGVPIPTYPPAQVHGMMAPNYPPPGYGQFGNYLPYMPQQWPPMYPPPRMTLPPQTDEFPPTLPYKQPYNKPPPELGVKALGKSCVQDGEKGISKISIHDRKVSEEQNNESQKQKVLEEREKLKQEREIRMKKKEYLMKELERLRKQQGELLRKKRREKGGHKDPLLQEISHLQEEVMTQISNLRKEHEAAEKKRNEIDKVALILGLSPSDRPRRASKPAEDQESETPSTVAPSEKKKQEAERSPEEQQASSSSTSKQTSAAAPSSSRASPVKPPVSAPPPTPPPEPFEYYDAGNHWCKNCNVTSGSMFDFFTHLHSKTHRKTLDPYDRPWASTPTKIIKNMLPEEKLTKPAKGSEFLLPVRGFFCLLCKEFYGDAICAEEHVTTHAHNEKYKKQMYENPLYEQRRNLDRQAGLSSETSGKKRKHEDDEKGSKDKDEKSKHKKEKKDKEKKKEDDDASQKEEKSKVKKEDGEERLKHSKMGEDSKSVKSMEEERPSYSKKDEDENCKYSKKDDKYRYSKEEEERGDRYKYNRDEEYRYRYRRDDDDRYDDRPKYGPRNDEDKYKYGKHSEFRSKYDRERDEGKPKAEREGFKKPDPGKPTGKPEVIKPEPPPKPYDPPKVLCGPSPAMRAKLRKQSLEAGKPVPALPTTSFGKFTWKKKENMLAKVAEKVAAEFIKEDEAAASQQQPVSVEDSFAKSMAVAKEIAHKLGGQHNMPPSPWVSNGANRGRIRPNLPAPAAVLRKTTMMGKPAPLNTFLSIRPQNTSLISPTLSDGLTKALNAQNALLETKPVPPVGGPEPCEAMPTPAVSRPGPSEAKPPPLASIPAPFEVKPSPPMSRPEPFEAKPPPPVSRLAPFEVKPAPPVSRPEPFQAKPPPPVSRLAPIDVKPAPPVSKPASDEVKPIPSEAKPAASEGKPPPSVAKPTQPAMIKIVSDVAAPGVPESEQTRTVFVKPPPFMNMSEGAQKSEKLKSNLAAAKAQELFGIFYSSTSQSGSSSITKPATDSSSSSNKSTPPAPQAPKPQLHPPVQTQTQSQPPTQVHTAPQPQPQPQPDSKSPPSTPQSHSEIQIASVWSMQSTPAPTPETTSQTVQPKLTPQAQSAVQSEPQNQSSTSKSESHITPQTEPEPTPETQCQPKLPLQIQTEPQSKPQPDQGTQSHLDPAPEPEPKPGPKTRGKTTPTKKASPAARPVRQTRSQTRYQTRRQQQQQQNQSEPESDMTSGDSESAASDPKGLDTSDPGSGSLQEEGGSQEMEITPETLGLPPDMTSLDFEYDFNFE; translated from the exons AGATCTCCGTCACCACGTGGGGCCATTCCCCTCGACCATAATCTGGTCATCACTGTTGGCAATGATATGACTGGAACATCTGGCCCCGCCCCTTCACGGCATCATGACAG AGAGTATCCTGCCCGACCTGAGTACGAGCGGAGCCGGAGCAGGGGCCGGAGTCGAGACCGCAGTCTGGACCGGAGCCGGGCTAAGAGTCGGGGTCGGAGCAAGAGCCGGCCCCGCAGCCAGAGCCGGAGCCCGGACAGGAGCCGGGCCAAGAGTCGGGGACGGAGCAAGAGCCGGAGCCCGGACAGGAGCCGGGCCAAGAGTCGGGGCCGGAGTAAGAGCCGGAGTCCGGATCGGAGCCGGGCCAAGAGTCGGGGCCGGAGCAAGAGCCGGAGTCCAGACAGGAGCCGGGCCAAGAGTCGGGGCCGGAGCAAGAGCCGGGCAAGGAGCAAGAGTCGCCCCCGCAGCAGGTCTAGATCTAAGTCCAGGTCCAGATCTAGATCAAGGGGGAGAAGCCGGGGGCGGAGCTTCAGCAAAGTGGCGAGTCACGCCCGCAGtaagagcagacagaggagccGCAGCGCTAGCAGCAGCTCGAGCTCGAGCAGCGGAAACGACAGCGACGAGAAATCCAGGAAGGAGTTTAAAGAGCTGAAGATGGCACGACGCAgaaaggagctggaggagatgcTGAGTCTGCCGACAAAATCCATCCTGAAGAAACGCAACGACTCCGAGGACTCGCCGTCGCTACGG aGCATCGACTCTCCCAGAGCTCTGGAGGGCTCCAACTTCTCCCATGTGGCCGACCAGCTGCTGCTGGCGGTGAAAGGCATGGAGCCTCACGCGGTGGCGTCCATGCTGTCGGAGCTCCGGTCCGACCCGCAGATGGCTAACCGCGCCGGCCTCGACGCCGAGATCAAAGAGATCCTGAACCTGCTGGGGGAGGCGGGGTCGGGGCACAAGGCTCAGACGACGAAGGCTATGGACGACATCGACGACGAGGAGAAGTTCCTGTACGGAGACTCTGAGGAGCCCAAACCGCCGCCGGCGTCCGAGCCGGTCCGACATCATGGCCTGGATCTGTACGGAGACGTGACGGAGGAGGTGCTGTACGGAGACTATCCCCCTCCCAAAGCCGTAATTGGTCAGACTTACGGCCTCCCTCCAGGGGCCTCGCCTCACCTCCCCGCCTCTTCCTCCATGGGGGAGGTGGACACGAGGTACGTGAGCCGACCCACCATCAGCCCAGACCAGAAGATCACGGTCCAGGTGCCGAACCCCGCCTTCCCGCCCGGCACGGAGCCGCTGGAGGAGAGCGAGCGCCAGGCGCTGGAGGAGTACGAGAAGATCCAGGACCTGCTGAAGACCATCGGCCTGGACCTGGGGGTCGCCGAGATCACCAAGATGGCCGCCAGGACCAAGGAGCGTCTCCACGGAAACAAGCCGCCTCCGAAGACACCCACACGGTGCAGACGGTACTCCTCCGGCAGCTCCGATGGCAGTCGGGGCCGCAGGAGGCGGAGCCACAGtggcagctccagcagcagcagcagcgggagTCGCAGCAGGGGCGGCACccggaggagcagctggagcagcgACGACAGCTGCAACAAATCAGCTCCGCCCAAATCCCACAAAGACAGAGACGTGAAGGAGACGAAGGTGGAGCGGAGCGACGCCACACCGCCGCTGCACAAAGAGCCGCCGCCACACCTCCCGCCACAGACCCCCAACCCCAACAACCTCCCCCCTCACCCCGGGGTGCCCATACCCACCTACCCCCCCGCACAGGTCCATGGCATGATGGCCCCGAACTACCCCCCGCCGGGTTACGGCCAGTTCGGAAACTACCTGCCCTACATGCCCCAGCAGTGGCCGCCCATGTACCCGCCCCCTCGCATGACCTTGCCCCCCCAGACTGACGAGTTCCCCCCCACTCTGCCGTACAAACAGCCCTACAACAAACCGCCCCCTGAgctgggggtcaaag CTTTGGGGAAATCGTGTGTTCAGGACGGAGAGAAGGGAATCTCTAAGATCAGCATCCACGACAGGAAAGTGTCTGAGGAGCAGAACAACGAGAGCCAGAAACAAAAG gttctggaggagagagagaagctgaagcaggagagagagatcaggatgaagaagaaggagtATCTGATGAAGGAGCTGGAGAGACTCAGGAAGCAACAAG gCGAGCTCCTGAGGAAGAAGCGCCGGGAGAAGGGGGGCCACAAAGACCCGCTGCTGCAGGAGATCAGtcacctgcaggaggaggtCATGACCCAGATCTCCAACCTCCGCAAAGAGCACGAGGCCGCCGAGAAGAAACGCAATGAGATCGACAAGGTGGCGCTCATCCTCGGCCTCAGCCCGTCCGACCGGCCCCGCAGGGCCAGCAAACCCGCTGAGGACCAGGAGAGCGAGACGCCATCAACAGTTGCGccatcagagaagaagaaacaggaagcGGAGAGGAGTCCTGAGGAGCAGCAGGCGTCCAGCAGCTCCACGTCAAAG cAGACCTCAGCGGCAGCGCCGTCATCGTCGAGAGCGTCCCCCGTTAAGCCGCCGGTCAGCGCCCCTCCTCCGACGCCGCCCCCGGAGCCGTTTGAATACTATGACGCAGGAAACCACTGGTGCAAAAACTGTAACGTCACCTCTGGTTCCATGTTTGATTTTTTCACGCATTTGCACAGCAAAACGCACCGAAAG ACTCTGGACCCGTACGACCGGCCCTGGGCCTCCACTCCCACCAAAATCATCAAGAACATGTTGCCGGAAGAGAAACTGACAAAACCAGCTAAAG GGTCGGAGTTCCTGCTGCCCGTCAGAGGAttcttctgtctgctgtgtaAAGAGTTTTACGGAGACGCCATCTGTGCAGAAGAGCACGTCACCACGCACGCTCACAACGAGAAGTACAAG AAACAAATGTACGAGAATCCACTGTATGAACAGAGGAGGAACCTCGACCGTCAGGCAGGACTGTCTTCAGAGACGAGCGGCAAGAAACGCAAACACGAAGACGACGAGAAAGGCAGCAAAGACAAGGATGAAAAGAGCAAAcacaaaaaggagaaaaaggacaaggagaaaaagaaggaagatgatgatgcttCTCAGAAAGAGGAGAAGTCTAAAGTTAAAAAGGAGGATGGGGAGGAAAGGCTGAAGCATAGCAAGATGGGGGAGGATAGTAAAAGTGTCAAAAGCATGGAAGAGGAGCGACCTTCTTACAGCAAGaaagatgaggatgaaaattGTAAATACAGCAAAAAGGATGATAAGTACCGCTACagtaaagaggaagaagagaggggtGACCGATACAAATACAACAGAGACGAGGAGTATCGGTACCGATATCgcagagatgatgatgacagatATGATGACCGCCCTAAATATGGCCCAAGAAATGATGAGGACAAGTATAAATACGGTAAACATTCAGAATTCAGATCCAAATATGACAGAGAACGAGATGAAGGGAAACCTAAGGCTGAGAGGGAAGGTTTTAAAAAGCCTGACCCAGGCAAACCAACAGGGAAACCAGAGGTCATTAAGCCTGAACCTCCGCCCAAGCCCTATGACCCTCCCAAAGTCCTTTGTGGACCCAGTCCGGCCATGAGGGCCAAGCTCCGCAAACAGAGCCTGGAAGCCGGAAAGCCAGTTCCTGCGCTGCCGACCACTTCATTTGGAAAGTTCACgtggaagaagaaggagaacaTGTTGGCGAAGGTGGCTGAGAAAGTGGCCGCTGAGTTCATCAAGGAAGACGAAGCCGCTGCAAGCCAGCAGCAGCCAGTCTCTGTGGAGGATTCTTTTGCAAAGTCAATGGCTGTTGCTAAGGAGATCGCCCATAAACTGGGGGGCCAGCACAACATGCCTCCTTCTCCCTGGGTGTCCAATGGTGCCAACCGGGGAAGGATCAGGCCCAATCTCCCAGCACCTGCTGCAGTCCTGAGGAAAACAACCATGATGGGTAAACCTGCGCCTCTGAATACCTTCCTCTCTATCAGACCCCAAAACACAAGTTTAATATCCCCAACGCTTTCTGACGGTCTCACAAAGGCTCTAAATGCTCAGAACGCACTGCTGGAAACAAAACCTGTGCCTCCAGTTGGTGGACCCGAACCGTGTGAGGCTATGCCTACCCCGGCAGTGTCTAGACCAGGGCCTTCAGAGGCTAAACCTCCACCGCTGGCATCTATACCTGCACCATTTGAAGTGAAACCTTCGCCACCAATGTCTAGACCAGAGCCATTTGAGGCTAAACCTCCACCGCCAGTGTCTAGACTTGCACCATTTGAGGTTAAACCTGCTCCTCCGGTGTCTAGACCAGAGCCATTTCAGGCCAAACCTCCACCACCAGTGTCCAGACTTGCACCAATAGATGTTAAACCTGCACCACCAGTTTCAAAACCAGCCTCAGATGAGGTAAAGCCTATACCATCTGAGGCTAAGCCTGCAGCCTCAGAAGGAAAACCTCCGCCATCTGTGGCTAAACCCACACAACCAGCAATGATAAAGATAGTGTCTGATGTTGCAGCTCCTGGCGTCCCGGAGAGTGAGCAGACCCGTACAGTGTTTGTCAAACCTCCCCCTTTCATGAACATGAGTGAGGGAGCTCAGAAGTCTGAGAAACTAAAGAGTAACCTGGCTGCGGCCAAAGCCCAGGAATTATTCGGCATCTTCTACAGCAGCACAAGCCAGTCAGGTTCCTCTTCAATCACCAAACCAGCAACAGACTCCAGTAGTAGTTCCAATAAAAGTACACCTCCAGCCCCGCAAGCACCAAAACCCCAACTTCACCCTCCAGTCCAAACCCAAACCCAATCCCAACCTCCAACTCAGGTCCACACAGctccacaaccacaaccacaaccacaaccagaCTCAAAGAGTCCCCCATCAACTCCACAATCCCATTCAGAAATTCAAATAGCTTCAGTTTGGTCCATGCAGTCTACCCCAGCTCCAACCCCTGAAACGACTTCACAGACAGTTCAACCAAAACTGACTCCGCAAGCTCAGTCAGCGGTTCAGAGTGAACCCCAAAACCAGTCCTCGACTTCTAAATCGGAATCCCATATCACCCCACAAACTGAGCCAGAACCAACACCTGAAACTCAGTGCCAGCCCAAACTTCCTCTCCAAATCCAAACAGAGCCACAATCCAAACCCCAACCAGACCAGGGCACTCAGTCTCATCTTGACCCAGCTCCGGAACCTGAACCCAAACCGGGCCCCAAAACAAGAGGCAAGACAACTCCAACAAAGAAAGCATCCCCTGCTGCCCGCCCTGTCCGACAAACTCGATCCCAAACCAGATACCAGAcccggcggcagcagcagcaacagcagaacCAGTCGGAGCCAGAATCTGACATGACTTCAGGGGATTCTGAATCAGCAGCTTCAGATCCAAAGGGACTAGACACGTCAGACCCTGGTTCTGGGTCACTGCAAGAAGAGGGGGGCTCTCAGGAGATGGAGATCACCCCTGAAACGCTGGGCCTCCCCCCTGACATGACCTCTCTGGACTTTGAGTACGATTTTAACTTTGAGTAG